The Maridesulfovibrio sp. genomic sequence ACAGATGATGAAATCAGGGCTGCGTGGAACAGCACCCGTACAGATCAGGGTGAAGTTGCTAAAAGTGTACACTTGAAGCTTATTCTTTTTCCCGCAACCACTTCCGCAGAAGAGGTGCGCGAGCAGATACTTGCCGGAAAAATCAGCTTTGAGGATGCAGCGGATAAATACACTACCGGTCCCGGCATGGGCAGCGGCGGCGATTTAGGTGTTCTGGAATGGAATGATCTGGCTTTGACCTGGCATGACGCTCTTGAAGGTCTCAAGCCCGGCGGTATAAGCAAAATTTTTAATGTTCAGGATTCTAAAGCGTTGCTCAAGCTTGATTCGTATGAAAACGCTCAAGAAACCTCATTTGAAGACAGCAAGCAGGAAATTTATGATCGGCTCTATCGTCAGAAACAAGATGATTTATTTGCTGATTTTATCAAAAAGCTCAGGGAAAAAGCCGTTATTGAGCTTAAATAATTCGGGGAAAACTGTAGCGGAGTTCGGTCGCCTTCCGGGCGGCCTTTGACGACAAAAACTTTACTTCCAGATTGAATCGAGAGGGTAGTATGGATTTGAAAGAGCTAGGTTCCCGGTTAAAAGAGGAAAGAGAGCGGCAGGGATTGACTGTAGAGCAGATCATGGAGATCACTAAAGTCAGTCGCATCAACATTAATGCCATCGAGAACGGTGACCGTGATGACTTTCCCCATGAGGTTTATGCAAAGGGATTTATTAAGAATTATGCAAAATCTTTGGGTTTGAATGCAGATGAAATAGGTGAAGAATTTTCACGTCTTATGGCCTCAGGAATTACTGAAGTCGCAGCAGAGCAAGAGGTATTCAGTAAACCGGAATATGGCTCCGGACCGAAAAAAAGTTCTGCCGGTACGATTTTTTTGGTGCTTATTTTGGTCGGAATTGTCGGGGGGCTGGTGTATTATCTGCATGATAATTCTTTTTTCAATACGGAATCAGGAAAAACTGCAGAGGTTGCGGTTGTTGAAGAAACTGTAGAGAAAACACCTGCTGTTACTGAGCAGGAAGCTCCCGCGTCCGTTGATTCTGGAAACACCGAAGCCGAGTCCAGCCCTGCAAAGCCTGAGGCTGGGGCGGTTGTCGAAGAAGCTGTGGTTGAGAAGGTTGCAGAACCTCTTGCCAGTCAGCCTAAGCAGGAAGCAGCTCCTGTAGCCGCTCCGGTTAAGAATCTTGTTGTCATCACCGCCAAACCCGGCGAAGCATGCTGGATGGAAG encodes the following:
- a CDS encoding SurA N-terminal domain-containing protein; this encodes MKRIIAGILVCMAICSASIASAEEKVVDGIVAVVNGEVVTMYELNRKMAPIMQQFAGKELSAVEVEQLKKVRQQILDRLINQIIIDQESKRLKVEVADQDVENEIKAIKEKSNLTDEEFERQLELQKTNLTKFKEKLGKDIRKHRLLSYKVKSKVVVTDDEIRAAWNSTRTDQGEVAKSVHLKLILFPATTSAEEVREQILAGKISFEDAADKYTTGPGMGSGGDLGVLEWNDLALTWHDALEGLKPGGISKIFNVQDSKALLKLDSYENAQETSFEDSKQEIYDRLYRQKQDDLFADFIKKLREKAVIELK
- a CDS encoding RodZ domain-containing protein, whose amino-acid sequence is MDLKELGSRLKEERERQGLTVEQIMEITKVSRININAIENGDRDDFPHEVYAKGFIKNYAKSLGLNADEIGEEFSRLMASGITEVAAEQEVFSKPEYGSGPKKSSAGTIFLVLILVGIVGGLVYYLHDNSFFNTESGKTAEVAVVEETVEKTPAVTEQEAPASVDSGNTEAESSPAKPEAGAVVEEAVVEKVAEPLASQPKQEAAPVAAPVKNLVVITAKPGEACWMEAVVDGETKEYVLQEGDTLSLAYKDDLKIKLGNGGGVEIVSDGQPLEFDAPKGKVKKLEFSATQ